The following are from one region of the Pseudomonas putida genome:
- a CDS encoding cupin domain-containing protein, whose product MRTALLLLTTLLITGCDKNPPQAASIEAKTLLRTRVAWDQTPYTHYPAGRPELSLMKIRIPAHTTMDWHCHLAPNAGYLLDGQIEVENAAGIRVMLNAGDALAEIVGGLHRGRTAEASAEILMFYAGARGVAPFTPAEECPQPAPKQGMATPTAG is encoded by the coding sequence ATGCGAACTGCGCTACTTCTGCTCACCACCTTGCTCATCACAGGTTGCGACAAAAACCCACCGCAAGCGGCCTCGATAGAAGCCAAGACCCTCCTGCGCACACGCGTGGCCTGGGACCAGACGCCCTATACGCATTACCCGGCGGGCCGGCCCGAACTGTCACTGATGAAAATCCGCATCCCTGCGCACACGACCATGGACTGGCATTGCCACCTGGCGCCCAACGCCGGCTACCTGCTCGATGGCCAGATCGAAGTCGAAAACGCTGCTGGCATACGGGTAATGCTCAACGCAGGCGATGCCTTGGCCGAGATCGTAGGCGGTCTGCATCGAGGACGCACTGCAGAGGCCTCCGCCGAAATCCTGATGTTCTATGCCGGCGCCCGAGGTGTGGCGCCCTTCACGCCAGCGGAAGAATGCCCGCAACCTGCGCCGA